In Listeria cossartiae subsp. cossartiae, one genomic interval encodes:
- a CDS encoding MurR/RpiR family transcriptional regulator, protein MLFLDKNLELNDTELDIYNYIVANLDKVVYMRIRDLATEAHVSTTTILRFCRKFGCNGFSEFRVKLQLYLEEQKLAQIDMADETTYIDFLKRTAQPEFKAQIQNAVEILRDRELVLFAGVGSSGVIAEYGAIYFSSLFTLALHIEDPLNHPFYHLSSKLSDKICMIAISVEGENEDIIRYIHQLKAQNCKVISITNSAKSTIARLSDANIAYYINKEMYQEANITSQLPALYTIENIAREIRTQIDKEKM, encoded by the coding sequence ATGCTTTTTTTGGATAAAAATTTGGAATTAAATGATACGGAATTAGATATTTATAATTATATTGTGGCGAATTTAGATAAAGTTGTGTATATGCGGATTCGTGATTTGGCGACGGAAGCGCATGTGAGTACGACAACGATTCTGCGTTTTTGCCGAAAATTTGGGTGTAATGGTTTTTCGGAGTTTCGCGTGAAGTTGCAGCTTTATTTGGAAGAGCAGAAGTTGGCGCAAATTGATATGGCGGATGAAACGACTTATATTGATTTTCTGAAACGGACGGCGCAACCGGAGTTTAAAGCGCAAATTCAAAACGCAGTGGAAATCCTCCGTGACCGCGAACTTGTTTTATTTGCTGGGGTGGGTTCGTCGGGCGTAATTGCTGAATATGGCGCGATTTATTTTTCGTCATTATTTACGCTGGCGCTACATATTGAAGATCCGCTTAACCACCCGTTTTACCATTTATCAAGCAAATTATCCGATAAAATCTGCATGATTGCGATTTCGGTGGAAGGGGAAAATGAAGACATCATTCGCTACATTCACCAACTGAAAGCGCAAAATTGTAAAGTAATTTCGATTACAAATAGTGCGAAATCAACTATTGCAAGGCTATCTGACGCGAACATCGCTTATTATATTAATAAGGAAATGTATCAAGAAGCGAATATCACGTCCCAACTACCGGCGCTATATACAATTGAAAATATTGCCCGGGAAATAAGAACGCAAATTGATAAAGAAAAAATGTAA
- a CDS encoding 6-phospho-beta-glucosidase yields the protein MTKGIKIATIGGGSSYTPELIEGFIKRQDELPVRELWLVDVEAGREKLEIVGNLAKRMVKKAGVNMEIHLTLDREEALKDADFVTTQLRVGLLDARVKDERIPNSYGVVGQETNGPGGMFKGLRTIPVILDICKDMERLCPDAWLINFANPAGMVTEAVLRYSNQKKVVGLCNGPIGIERNIAETLGVDVSEIYVEFVGLNHMVFAKTVYHNGKDVTKDVVFKMTEDEAGSSLKNINATGWDKTFLRTLNMIPIDYLRYYWQTKQQLEDQARAYAEHGTRAEVVKKVEAELFELYKQEELAEKPKQLEQRGGAYYSEAACNLINSIYNDKRDIQIVNTRNNGAILDIDPDSAVETNCVITRQGPIPLASGRLPIAINGIIQEIKTFERLTAEAAVTGDYDKALFAMTINPLTPSESVAREILDEMLEAHKEYLPNFFK from the coding sequence ATGACTAAAGGTATTAAAATCGCGACTATTGGTGGCGGATCAAGTTATACACCCGAACTAATCGAAGGATTTATTAAACGACAAGACGAATTACCAGTTCGTGAACTATGGTTAGTAGACGTAGAAGCTGGTCGTGAAAAATTAGAAATCGTTGGTAATTTAGCAAAACGTATGGTGAAAAAAGCTGGCGTTAACATGGAAATCCATTTAACACTAGACCGCGAAGAAGCACTTAAAGACGCTGATTTCGTAACAACACAATTACGTGTAGGTTTACTAGATGCACGTGTGAAAGACGAACGCATCCCGAATTCATATGGCGTAGTTGGTCAAGAAACAAACGGACCAGGCGGCATGTTCAAAGGACTTCGCACAATCCCAGTTATTTTAGATATTTGTAAAGATATGGAACGCCTTTGCCCAGATGCTTGGTTAATCAACTTTGCTAACCCAGCAGGAATGGTAACAGAAGCAGTTCTTCGTTACAGTAACCAAAAGAAAGTTGTCGGCTTATGTAACGGCCCTATCGGCATCGAACGTAATATCGCTGAAACTCTAGGCGTAGACGTTTCTGAAATTTATGTAGAATTCGTTGGTCTAAACCACATGGTATTCGCGAAAACTGTTTATCACAATGGCAAAGACGTAACAAAAGACGTTGTTTTCAAAATGACAGAAGATGAAGCTGGCTCAAGCCTTAAAAACATCAACGCAACTGGCTGGGACAAAACATTCTTACGTACACTTAACATGATTCCAATCGACTACTTACGCTACTACTGGCAAACAAAACAACAACTGGAAGACCAAGCTCGCGCATACGCAGAACATGGTACTCGTGCAGAAGTTGTTAAAAAAGTAGAAGCGGAATTATTCGAGCTTTACAAACAAGAAGAACTTGCTGAAAAACCAAAACAATTAGAACAACGCGGCGGCGCTTACTACAGTGAAGCAGCATGTAACCTAATTAACTCTATCTACAACGACAAACGCGACATTCAAATCGTTAATACTCGTAACAACGGTGCCATCCTTGATATCGACCCTGATTCCGCAGTTGAAACAAACTGTGTTATCACTCGCCAAGGCCCAATCCCACTAGCAAGCGGACGCCTTCCAATCGCGATCAACGGCATCATCCAAGAAATCAAAACGTTCGAGCGCCTAACAGCCGAAGCAGCAGTTACTGGAGATTACGACAAAGCCCTTTTCGCAATGACAATCAACCCACTAACTCCAAGCGAATCTGTAGCTCGTGAGATTCTTGACGAAATGTTAGAAGCGCATAAAGAGTATTTACCGAATTTCTTTAAATAA